ctaaaataataacttttctcCACattgtattttgttaatatttttattttcagcaagCTGTTCctattttttggtttgtttgtgATACACTCACGGATGTTGTTTTCGTATTCGATATAGTTGTCCAACTACGCACAGGATATCTCGAACAAGGACTGATGGTTTACgatgataaaaaattagcaCTTCATTACATTCATTCTAGAGATTTCTTCTTTGATATCATATCATTGATTCCCCTGGATTTGATACAACTCAAAATCGGTGCAAATCCTCTTCTACggttttcaagattttttaagGTACGTGTGGTCAATGTGTATTGCCATACTTTTACTGTATAGCTCTTTCTTTGTTAGGTGTATCGATGTGTAAAATTCTATTACATTGTTGAAAGTAGGACGGTTTGGCCAAACTTATGGCGAGTTATAAACTTAATTcatattcttttaattttggcGCATTGGTTTGGGTGTTTTTATTATCTATTATCGGAAGCTGAAGGATTTCAGGTTGGTACCATACATTTGTTAAAAGCGAGATAATTTCAGTTAttgatgatttaatttttcttttataaaggGAGACTGGGTATATCCTTACAGACCAGGAGATTACGCGACATTGACTAGGAAGTATCTAGGTAGTCTTTATTGGTCTACGCTTACTTTAACTACAATTGGAGATTTACCAACCCCCGAAACAAATGCAGAGTAAGGCTTTTAATTAGCATAATAAGTTTAAAATACTTCTACTTATTATTGGCTATGTACAtacgagaaaaacgagtttcaaacttttttgtcgTATTCATACGCATGTCAAAAAGATTGTAGTGAAGACAtaccatataaaaaatatctaaatgaattgcattgaagaaccggaaaatgatattaaaaatataatatggtctAACGTAAAGATTTTacaatgtgaaaatttttgaaaactacttaacacaaatgtatacaaaaaccTTTAAAAATGTGCTAAGTTctggtgtaaccgaacatttttacTCTCGCAATTTGCAAAAGCTGGAAAATGCTTTCAGGTGttacaaatctttatattaaaaaattgttgcgtAGGAATTCAACATGTATTATTCGAAGAAACcgaaaacaatttcaatttaaattgatGTGGGAACGAAGAAAGGATACTAGAACTGGGCGTTCGTACGGACAGTGACATGCAACACAACAACGAGTAGCGAAGACTTTTTAAAAACGACACAGTGAGTCGACACGCGGACGAGCACTGATCAGGTTGAAATAAACttgtaaacttaaaataaaaaacattaaacttGAAATAAACTTACTTATAATAAAATGCTTTGTGAAATAACCTTTGTGAACccatttcacacatttttgtcATAAACTAATGTATATCCAGTATTATACGTTCACTTAATTTTGCTAggatattttaaacattaatcGGTACATACGGTATAACGGCAACCGAAATGTCATCATATGTTGGATATATTGATTGAAATGTacgaacaatttttattttgggtACATGAGGCCTAGTGCACTTTCGGTACAAAAGCACGCTGTTATCATAACAATATTctctctaaatttcaatacTAGACCTCACAGTTTGACCGATGCTTTCGGTAAAAAAGTCAGCCATAGGACCTGAGATCAAGATATTCGGTATTTGGGGCCATAGTTCCATTTTAACAATTCTTAAATGTGAATACTATGATTACTGTGCAAAGTTGTATTTCAATAACGATATTGACTCCCGATTTATAAactgtaaaatgaaaaaaagtcaccttgaatttacactttttatatATGATGAATAAATCGATGAGTATACACCACTCACTTAATATTAACACTcgatttaatataaaatatagtatgtatatacatattttttattttatttaagtatgatctttaaaaaatttgcagacAGACTACGAAACTAAGGGAACTGGGCATTTAGGTCTTCCCacaatataaaacaataataataataatataaatctcAATCCTTTTTATGGCTTGGTGGTGTGGGGTGTCGTCGTGTGGGGACATTTTACGGAGTATTATGGTGTTCTTAGGTGCACCAGTTTTCCCAAGTAGAGTGATGTGATAGGATGAGGCTTAGCTTATTTAAAcgtatgggaagtaggcgtccATTCTCGCAATGTAAGATGGAAATGTATGGATTTTGCTTGCTAATAAATTTCTAGTGACTGCTGGAATCCAGGATTTCAGTAAAGGGGGACGGCGCCACGCTTAACGTCAAATTTAGATTCCGTTAAGATGTGAAATTTTATGATTCTGACATATTGATTTCGTGACTTATAGCACTTTTGGTAGTTTTGACATAACCTTCATAAGATTTATCCTGatcatattaaaataacttttaaaaaatgttcaaaacacAGACACTTCCTACTACAATTCAATTAATGGCATTATGTAGGCGTACCAGTGgcccgattacgcccatctacaataCAAAACTtcttcctgatcatttatatacccATATCCATCTCGTTTAGCTTTAGATCTTACAAAAAACCGGTAGGTAAAGAAAACTCTATTACACTGTAACAACATTTTGCGAGGGTATAATAATCACAATAAATCCCgaaatgcaattttaaataatttttataatggtAATCAACATAATTGTATTTACCTTTTTGTTTATACCCAAATAATTAGGTTATGTGAAGTGTTAACTCATTACTTGTTGTTAATGAAaccaattcatttatttttataaattatgttttttttattctatcGTAAGACCAAATTTTTCAGTGGACGGCCCAAGATCTATACCAAGACGTGGTATACGATCTAGATTACTGCAATTCGGTTCCAATTATGGGTATGATATACCTTCTATTCTAATTATATTCTCATATTTGATTATGCATATATACTTTCATATGCACTATATGTGCGTACATAAGTTTTTCTTACAACTCAATCGCTTACTATActggaattttttattgaaacttttgaAACTTTTGAAACTTGGCAAATAAATCGTGGTCGTTatgttttagatttttaaaaccaaagttttCCTTTTAGACATCAAGGCAAAATGGAAACCGATTTTAGTTGGGTAAGGAGATACGTTAATAGTCTTCCAAACAGGATTTCACTTAAAATCGATTTCTGCATCATTATTTTCAATGAATATGCGAATATATTTACGTTAAAGCCTCAGCATAGTGAGCGATTGAGGCTTATATGCAGTATAGGTTTATCAATAATGTTGGGGCTGTCCacgcgatttttttggaaatatgtttgtcacttcaattgttattattttaaccTCTTGATTCATAAAAACGCCATCAAAGTTTTCGAAAGTTGTGACAGCCTTCAACACTTATTGATATTACGAAGATATTCGATACTGCTCATGTCATGTGTTTTTCGAAAACTTTGATGCATTATTGTGATTTTTTCTAATCGTTTTGTCTGTCATTGTGGTTTTATGTATCTCCTAGgtatatttttacaattgtCAGCTAtcttattggagttttcatttTTGCAACCATTGTCGGTCAAGTTGGAAATGTGATAACTAATCGTAATGCTAACCGCCTGGAATTCGAACGCTTGCTGGATGGAGCTAAGACATACATGCGTCATCATAAggtttgtaaatttataaataaaccaAGTGAGCCATATTTTATGTTAGTTTGAAATCAATGAGCATAAGGAACATGTGAGTAACTGTTTGTTTCTTGTTCCTCTAAATAGTAAATGCTCAATCCATTTTAAAAGTTCccttaaaacaacaaaaaaggtaGAAGATATAGATATACAACAGCTTCAAATTTAAGGGAATTAGGAGATtacatttaaagatatttttcgaGAAAAGTTTTCAGATATAAATGATCACGATGACGATAAAAGTTGCAATCCGGTTGACTGTACGTCTGTCCGACCGTGCAAGttgtagcttgagtaaaaatttagatatcttgctgaaacttggtacgcgGGTTCCTTAATACAAAAGGCGTAATCGGACAACTTCCAAGCCTACAAAACGCCACtgaccgaaaacttataaaatgcaTAGCTAAGctttaaattaagatatacaaCTTTAATTTAGCACAAGGGATCGCAGTGGTAAGGGCACCTGTGGACaaacaatttcgaaaaagtgaaattggaaaaaatcggaagataacttcgctcactctccatataaaGGTAccgttcaaaactactaaaagcccaataaatcaataacaaaatacGCCACAGACATTATATTTTATCATCGAGATGGTATGAGTGAAAATTGGACTTTTTGGTTAAACCACATATCTCAAAATGCAACcaaaccgatttcgactaaattgaGTATGTAGCATACTCcccatattcctatgtcactgTGTGAAATTAGGTGAAATCTGATTACAACCACGTCTAcgtcccatataacacaattttaaattctatttgattcttgcactttccagtacacaaatcaagaagtaattaatataacgggatacaatttTACaccaataattataattattttaattattagtatgccatcttatgaccaaaaattgttcaaatgcaACCCAAACtacccctaggtaccgaatatgttgaCTTTAGtatttatagttgacttttgaccgaaaatatcggtcaatgtaaggggtatacaattaaaattcagacagaatactttcctgataatagttatTCTGTGTATCGAAAATGAATGAATATTACAgaacatgttttactcataacatctttgtgcctaaaatagattgACAGAAGTTTTGAACATCCGACAgatgctccatatgattggtggtTGTATTTGAAGTACTTTATTGAAAcccaggaaatttttttttagtacgtGGCGTGATAAtatttaatagataaaatcgggtcgaaaCTACACCAACTCCCATACTCTacgtataatgatttttgttattttaacacACCTTATGTCGAATATGTCGATGAATGTGAAAGTGTTATATAGAGTATCTTAAGGTATTTTCATGGCTTTGATGTAATACCATAATATAATATGAATATTATATTGCAGGTTCCAGGTGGAATGAAAAGACGCGTGCTCCGTTGGTACGACTACAGCTGGTCTAGAGGACGTATCCAAGGAGGAGGTGATATAAACACAGCTTTGGGTTTATTGCCGGACAAGCTGAAAACAGAACTAGCGTTACATGTTAACTTGAGTGTCTTAAAAAAAGTCACTATATTTCAAGAGTGCCAACCAGAATTTTTACATGATTTGGTATTGAAGATGAaagcatatatatttacaccaGGAGACTCCATTTGCCGTAAAGGTGAGGTAGCCAGAGAAATGTTTATAATAGCTGATGGTATACTGGAAGTGCTCAGTGAAACCGGTAAAGTGCTAACGACAATGAAGGCTGGCGACTTTTTCGGTGAAATCGGAATTCTGAACTTGGATGGCCTTAATAAGTTTGTGAAATGTTTGAAAAGCTAAACAAtacaattaatgtttttttattccaGGCGTACGGCTGATGTACGCTCAGTTGGTTATTCTGAGTTGTTTTCATTGTCGAGAGAAGATGTACTCGCCGCTATGAAGGACTACCCGGAAGCacaagaaattttacaaactctTGGACGGAAGCGGCTTATGGAAGTTCGATGCGTAAATAAGAAGTACGCGAAAGCACAATGTAATAATGAGCAATCGGATCATCCACATGTATATAGCAATATTAATCGAAGCGATAGTAGCGAAAATAGTgcctcaaaaaaaattgtgtacaaATTAAGAAAAGATGTTAAAGGAATCCGAAGTATGCTTAAAAAGACAAGGTGAATTATCCAAAGCTAATATGTAGGTtgcattttatatttcgggattaaaaaacaaaaacaaagattaGTCattgaaaatcgctttattgttttctcaaataaaatctaTTCATTTTCGCAAGCGGTTGAACATTGACGCACtcttgccactctgattgaggtatctcaaATGCcttctgaacgcatcaaccgcctctaCAGATGATGTCGCAAATCGGTCACCTCTTAGTTGATTTTTTCGtatgggaataaaaagaagtcattcgatATCAAGTCAGGACTTTACAGTGAATGACTCATTAAATTCATGTTCTGAGTACTCAAAAATGCAATTGTTTCAATCGATGTGTGAGAGTTTGCATTGTAGTGGCGAAGAGTGATCCgtgaaaaaaaatctaaaatcaaatgttCATACAATGTTGAATTTATTCGGGTCCTAACTAATGCCTATAGACGATCTTACAATAtaagtttgcgcacagcatcaatagtttccggaacaacaactgatttacCAAACGATCAATAAACATTAGTTTAAGTTCATCGATACATTGTTGCTGCGTTAATCCACGTGGAAAACGTTctgagtgtgtatgtataacattaaaaatgtcgaacttcgcGATAAAATTCTGAATCGCTGTAACACCAGGTTCGCGAAATCCCGAAATACAAAAGGCTACCTACATACTATACCTCTACATGTTACAAATACtatttataacaacaataaaaaatataatttcaacaattATCGGTAGACCTGTTGAAGTATGCATTGAAAgtgcatgcatatacatatctacatataagaCGTAATACAAGTAGAACGTATTAAAGAATAATGCGTACATTTTCAGGACCCGAAGAAGTGATGAATCGTTAGAGATGCAGCCGCTGCAAGACACTTTAAATAAAGGCAATAAAACAACTTTGAAGCGAATGTCACATGTACGTTCTGAAGAGAAGGaggaaaaaaaagaagaaaaaacgcaCCAAGACAAAACACCTAGTCCAATTGGTGCCGGGCTACCGTTACTCCAAAGGCTGAGATTACTCAAAGAAAAACAGGTAGGAATAATAACATGtaattctatatttttagtGCTTCTTTTTCGCACATCACAATAAGAGTAATATAAGTACTTATGTAACTaggttttatatatgtatgtacttatgcacTAATAGCATACCAAAATCATAAGAACTATAAGACGAATTCTGTCTTCAGTTATATGGGAAAAGTGAAATTAAGATATTTCTTAGGAGTCAAGTTGGTACTGAGTTAAAACGTATAAGAAATAGTATCAACAAACCTTTTCTTTActataagatatatgtatatatacatatatgtacagtcAAACCCGGGTAAGTGAGAACTGGATTAGtaagaaaactctataagtgagaGTTATAGCCAGGACCCGTCATTTTAAGCTACCAAAACCTCTATTAGCGAGAAACAGAATCCTCTGTAAGAGAGAGTCGTTTTTCCCTCATGAACCTCCGTAAGTGAGAATGCTACTGATCTATACCTCTATAAGCGGCAGtcaagctttatttatttatgtatattatttaggaGGAACTGTAGTTACAAtaggaatacatacatatataaaagatacACACTTACAGTAACAAATgacaaaatttaacatctgcTATTTTATGGCTCATTCTTAACTTTCGTGGAACTTCctacaattgtttttgtattgttttcttgTCAATATTCTGCCTATTCTATTGCGTGGAGCTAAATAACATTGTTATTTTATCGCATTCGGATTAGCGAGAAACCTCTATAAGAGAGAATGAGATTGTGCTCCCTTGAACTCTCGCTtatccaggtttgactgtatatGGAAGTGAAAACTATCCATTATGAATGCCCATTATtccttttcgttttttgtttttaggatCGCGAAGAGAAAGCGGCAAAGGCAATCACTCCTCAGATATCTCCCCCACATGTTCATATTGCCAATGCACTATCGCCACAGGAATCAATCCAAGAAGAACCGGAGACTGAAGTAAACGAAGCACTTCCGCTAATGCAAAGACTACAAATGTTAAAGAATAAACAGGAAACGAAAGCCAGTGACGTGAAGCTTACAGtaagttttaattttcacaaacatGTTTTTGTAATCTAGAAAGAACAGAATAGCTATTTTCtggtacatatttgtgtatCGATATAAGAAGTGAAGTTTATATTAGTGTTTTAAACCTTTATTTACACAGGTTAAACCAACTTCAACTGTgtctttaaagcaaaaaatacaaatgctTAATTTCGCTGGAGTGACAAAGACAGATACTATGGATAATAAGTCGAAAGACGATAAATTGGCCACTGAAGACCAAAAGCAGACTCCAAAAACACTTGACGTGCAGAAATATATTAAACACGACCTAGGTGCAATTAATAAATCGCCAAAGGCGGTAACAGGAAAGTCATTGAAACTCATAAAACCGTCCATAAACACGTCAACAGAACGCTCAGATAGTGATATGTCGATTAAGCCATGGTCCAAACTTAAGTTAGCGACGATAATGTCAACAAGTTCTAATAATTTAGCGAAATCTTCACCAGGAGATTCAGACGTTGAAGTAAAAACATGTTCATCAAATGAAACACCCCAAACGCCTTCTCAAGGGACAGCTGTATTTACATCCACAACACCATCTACAAATACTTTACATTCTGTAACTGCGACCACTCCAAATACAAAGCCTACAGAgcaaataaagattttagaaaatGTACGGAAGCACTCGAAAATTGTAGCGACAAATCATTCCAACGAAAGCAGAAAATCGTATCACTCTGTTTTTGATTTATCGCCCGAATATAGTGGATTACCATTTGTAAAGCGTCTAAAAATACTGAACGAACGTCAGAAGCTAGAAGAACTTGAAAAAGCACTACAAATGCGAAGTTTTAGCTTAGACAGTTCTAAAATAACTAGCCAACTCGCAGTGCCAGAACCGTTGTATCGATGCTTCAGTGATGTTTCTGAAATGTACTCGCAATTTTTTACAGCTTATGAATCAAGTTCATCTAATTCGACTAACACATCTCTGTCAAATAACAACAATGAGAGGAAAGACAAATATATACCGCCTGCCTATTTACCTCTTAGTCCCGAACAAAATGAAACTTCTGAACGCCGAAAGTTGAAGTGTATTTTACAGAAACTCCGTCACAATTCAGAAGAATGTAAAAGtgcttttcaaaatgaaaatgaagactCGTGCGTGACGGAAAAGCCCAACAAGAAATTACTAAGAGAACCGACATTAGAAGGGTATGTGGCTAGACATAGTATGCTAATGAAAAGTATAACGATCAAACCAACTCTTTCTAGTCCACCCAACAGCGCTCACAGATCTAATGAAGATGAACAGTATGAAGCCTTGCAAACGACTAGTGGAGCCGAAGATAAACACGTAAACATCTCTCACGCGCCCATAATTTCCGCTTTTGGATGGGATAAATGCCCTGAAAATCGAGTATCCAGTGGCGCTCATATAAAAGCGGTCTCAAAACGACGAAATACTATTCAACTTAATAACAATGTGATGCAATATGATCCCTGTCCATCTTACACTAATCAACGTACAACAAAACGGTTCAAGACAATTGGGGATTCGTTGAGAACAGGAGGTAATTATCTTTTTGTGATCATTTTTTATTCTATAACTGGAAGATCTGTCCGCGCATTGCTATGGCTATGGTAtacactaaaatttatttataaaaataacatgggTTTTTTGTCTGATCGCtataggtaggagtgcagccttatcgggctcaattagcacttgatcgCTATAGTTGACTAAACCATTGCATGACCTGAACCACTTTGAAGATAATCCAATGAGGatggtttttaaataaaaaatctgaaaatattaatttttaaccgacttacgagcgtaaagtaaaaaaaatcattaattatttaaaacagaTTATGTTAAATTTAGGCAGAGAAAGTTATTCAACATTTAGCTAAGCTGCAACACACTGAAAAGAGCGAGTTATAGCGTGAATAATaacataaacaatatttttaatacttgtaAAATAAGACAATCAGGGAAGATAGCGATAGCAGTGGCTTTGTCAGGAATTGCTGCAACCTTTTTAAAGATGAAAGCTACTCATTCATCTTTTAAACTTCCGTTATCCATAAATCTTGAACAGCAATCAGTATGTTCTATCCGCAAAAATGGGCCTCTTGGTTAACTATTGCAAGACGTCTCAATGATTATGTGGGATGAATGCGCCATGAGCTATAAAACACATACAGAGGCCGTGGACAGAACATTAAAAGACCTTGATTGATTGATTCaatatgaggaatgcaccgcaacctttggtctattgtgccctcttctaacttacatagactcacctagccccagcgcaTTGATGAAGTTCAATAGACTTCCGGGCGCTAGTGAGGCTATGCGATCCCTACCCGGAAACATTGATCCAAAGGCCTTAGTCCtacgtctacagactgctgtgcagtcaatcagcaggtgctccggggtttcaggctccaagtcgcagaaccggcagttaacgCAAGAGGATAAGCCTATATTGTACAGGTGCCTATtcaacttgcagtggccggtataccatgcgaccagtagcctgagtttgttcctggGGAGGTTTATTACAACCTTGAACCTACTCAAATTGTATcctcccattagcaacttggcatgtctCATACCGACTCGTTTGCCGCCAATGCTCCTCCctgcccactccttcttccttgcggagtAGCTTCTTTATGGTATGTGGACCTATCCCAATCTGCTCCCACCATCTTagtggaggctgcggagcgggctagCTCATCCGCCAGTTCATTACCGGCTATGCCTCTGTGACCAGacacccagattaggtgtacctggttacgttctgcaaggctgttcagcctttccctgcactcctgcactaatagcgatttgattcgctgagaatggctattctctcattgcgatagttgcgatggaagtttatttctatacaccgacttatggcaaaaacttctgcctggaaaatgcttgGGAACTCTCCCATGGGTATGGAGAGCTTAGTGCGTGGGCCCGCGATCCCTGCACCGATAccctccgacattttcgagccatcggTGTACCACCTCAGCATCAGCTCGAGATTGGAATCATTCCCCTCGTCTTTGCTgccgagggtgaccttaaacttcttcttgaagttaactgttttggtAGTGCTGTCCCTCGGCAGGAGGGCTGATGGTACATCAAAGAAAGACTTATGCTTAAATAACGTTTACAaaccgttcaactttattacgaaaattcacgtgtTGTAAAGACTGTGTTTCATGCGCTTCACTtaatttatggtcaacataatcggcctactgatcGTACTAATCACCAAAacaatcacccatcttgagacctatcattcattattggataatattcgatcgaatacaCTACGTCcagtacgcagtgaagaaaatatagcaaccgtagcGGAAAGTGTACACGGAGACCGAGTAGAGTCGAatcggtgccgttcgcagcaacgcGGACTGACGTATTGAACGACGCGatggcgtattttacgtcgagatcttaaattaaattacaaaatactgcttgtgcaagaactgaagcctctcgatcttcccaagcgaaatcgctttatgggctcttgcaaagttccaagaagatccgaaattttcaagccaaattttatttagcgatgaaacccatttctggctcaatagtaacccgaagagattcaagagctgccatttcatacagaaaaagcCACGGTTTGGTATGGCGATCATTCTCGCGCAATGATAACCTATattttgatgtctgaaatttaagctcgtgatctcagcgacatttggttttaataagtatcacatcaatcaatggatggCTAATATTTGAAAGacataatctgcaaaaaataaaagcaaaagcataTTCTTTCGAAGGATAATAAAAATTCCTCTCTTGAAATAGATCatcctttatatatgtacatatgtatatgtaattaacGTCGAATTTTTAGATTTATAGCAACTTAGcactttcttatttatttaaatttatttttgttagatTTATAGTTGTTACATTCAATCGGCTTACTGTCTTGTATAATTAGGatgcttgatttttttttgttttatttttctagcACGTGAATTTCTTTCGTTCCCGTTTATTTATTGTTCCATCTCGTAATATATGTGATATTTTGCATTAcattaatattggaaaactagtTGGCCCGGAGAAGTTCTTACTCATAGTGGATTTAACAAAATAGTGTTATCTTAAAAGCGGACAGAAtcaagacatacatacatatgtatggaattTCCTTTGTTTCGATCACGTTATTCAGTGGAATTTTCATAGCCAGTCTCGTTTCTTTGCTTAGTCGAGATTGATTAATGTTACTCATcatgaattttaaattgtgagGTGATATGCCCGGCAATTCCAATATATTT
The DNA window shown above is from Bactrocera tryoni isolate S06 chromosome 4, CSIRO_BtryS06_freeze2, whole genome shotgun sequence and carries:
- the LOC120774809 gene encoding uncharacterized protein LOC120774809 isoform X3, whose protein sequence is MKLSVSAYRAHASAHKKILSSGYHSQLNYGSTGAAVSSSAVLQMADPAENAMSVSKDRHGIECNSDTDIVSPSGTSSSERERTGTIRKTQQHGSINDNDSNAHYSDFKSSTQNKSDISEKNLDLDADWNRSNQRWMKLRTTVQISSAIQKKPPLKREDSFLKRFSTRQIPETQETVEDTGSESAFGESNKSTKRRRRFLQKRRSVVNPDENFYFYWLMILTVSVLYNLWALIVRQSFPELQQAVPIFWFVCDTLTDVVFVFDIVVQLRTGYLEQGLMVYDDKKLALHYIHSRDFFFDIISLIPLDLIQLKIGANPLLRFSRFFKVYRCVKFYYIVESRTVWPNLWRVINLIHILLILAHWFGCFYYLLSEAEGFQGDWVYPYRPGDYATLTRKYLGSLYWSTLTLTTIGDLPTPETNAEYIFTIVSYLIGVFIFATIVGQVGNVITNRNANRLEFERLLDGAKTYMRHHKVPGGMKRRVLRWYDYSWSRGRIQGGGDINTALGLLPDKLKTELALHVNLSVLKKVTIFQECQPEFLHDLVLKMKAYIFTPGDSICRKGEVAREMFIIADGILEVLSETGKVLTTMKAGDFFGEIGILNLDGLNKRTADVRSVGYSELFSLSREDVLAAMKDYPEAQEILQTLGRKRLMEVRCVNKKYAKAQCNNEQSDHPHVYSNINRSDSSENSASKKIVYKLRKDVKGIRSMLKKTRTRRSDESLEMQPLQDTLNKGNKTTLKRMSHVRSEEKEEKKEEKTHQDKTPSPIGAGLPLLQRLRLLKEKQDREEKAAKAITPQISPPHVHIANALSPQESIQEEPETEVNEALPLMQRLQMLKNKQETKASDVKLTVKPTSTVSLKQKIQMLNFAGVTKTDTMDNKSKDDKLATEDQKQTPKTLDVQKYIKHDLGAINKSPKAVTGKSLKLIKPSINTSTERSDSDMSIKPWSKLKLATIMSTSSNNLAKSSPGDSDVEVKTCSSNETPQTPSQGTAVFTSTTPSTNTLHSVTATTPNTKPTEQIKILENVRKHSKIVATNHSNESRKSYHSVFDLSPEYSGLPFVKRLKILNERQKLEELEKALQMRSFSLDSSKITSQLAVPEPLYRCFSDVSEMYSQFFTAYESSSSNSTNTSLSNNNNERKDKYIPPAYLPLSPEQNETSERRKLKCILQKLRHNSEECKSAFQNENEDSCVTEKPNKKLLREPTLEGYVARHSMLMKSITIKPTLSSPPNSAHRSNEDEQYEALQTTSGAEDKHVNISHAPIISAFGWDKCPENRVSSGAHIKAVSKRRNTIQLNNNVMQYDPCPSYTNQRTTKRFKTIGDSLRTGDILNVEENFNRVWSEINDVIKDQITEMHLKFELQFSVMAREVRKRDEIIANLQTKIKNIELKTSSPRRKTELTRDKLSKLWVDADLESEDHASSSSSAELLFMRGDSLDTVFMSSPPQVQRHSSSSIFNNVCKDSSGHISSRSLYKNKSEENITMGKQQKRNYVVSVSDLTGNLNMQDSVVLDIGDSSSSSSSSGKLNVKYEDIEQKNVKDNVFAHVHHNDWEVKMLAAEMDKQERKRANSTDFKCSNSILRRRRKFSDTEADISETDPEIEPFSLPRPRASSLDQFNLRYGIGKEIFKAISIDRDKNKL